The proteins below are encoded in one region of Microbacterium pygmaeum:
- a CDS encoding SDR family NAD(P)-dependent oxidoreductase, translating to MPEFDGAVAIVTGGASGIGAATAVLLEERGARVAVLDRSLDGVPAAFFGTVCDVTDSAQVDAAVSAVVDHYGSLDIVINNAGIGASGDVAANDDDEWHRVFDVNVVGIARVTRAALPHLRQSSRAAVVNTCSIAGIAGLPNRALYSASKGAVAALTLAMAADHVREGIRVNAVTPGTADTPWVGRILEAAEDPDAAAAALRARQPMGRLVTAAEVANAIVYLASPNSSSTTGTLLGVDGGMQGLRVSS from the coding sequence ATGCCGGAATTCGACGGAGCCGTCGCGATCGTGACCGGAGGTGCCAGCGGAATCGGAGCCGCCACCGCTGTGCTGCTGGAAGAGCGGGGTGCGCGTGTCGCCGTGCTCGATCGCAGTCTCGACGGAGTGCCGGCAGCCTTCTTCGGCACGGTGTGCGACGTCACGGACAGCGCCCAGGTCGACGCCGCCGTCTCGGCCGTGGTCGACCATTACGGATCGCTCGACATCGTGATCAACAATGCGGGGATCGGCGCGTCGGGCGATGTCGCGGCCAACGACGACGACGAGTGGCACCGCGTCTTCGACGTCAACGTGGTCGGGATCGCGCGGGTCACGCGTGCGGCGCTTCCGCACCTGCGGCAGTCGTCTCGCGCGGCGGTGGTCAACACATGCTCGATCGCCGGCATCGCCGGGCTGCCGAACCGGGCGCTGTACTCCGCGAGCAAGGGAGCCGTCGCCGCTCTGACGCTGGCGATGGCAGCCGACCACGTTCGCGAGGGCATCCGCGTCAACGCCGTCACGCCCGGCACGGCCGACACCCCTTGGGTCGGGCGGATCCTCGAGGCCGCAGAAGACCCTGACGCCGCGGCCGCCGCGCTGCGCGCTCGTCAGCCGATGGGCCGTCTCGTCACGGCTGCGGAAGTGGCCAACGCGATCGTCTACCTCGCCTCGCCCAATTCGTCGTCAACGACGGGGACGCTGCTGGGCGTCGACGGAGGGATGCAGGGCCTGCGGGTTTCGTCGTAG
- the nhaA gene encoding Na+/H+ antiporter NhaA, producing MDTHAPPSRWSRLLAWVSGDVVGGAVMIGAAALALIWANSPWQGGYEALSDLVVGPAVLHLDLPLSAWAADGLLAIFFFVVGVELKQEIVAGSLRNPREAGVPVLAAVGGMAVPALLYVVIIGVLGPESALHGWAIPTATDIAFALAVLAIFGRGLPVALRVFLLTLAVVDDLLAIVIIAVFYSEGVNVWMLLGSFAAVALFAVAVRARKMRWWFLIPLALIAWTLMHSSGVHATIAGVLLGFSVSARPIRGEPTSRTTQLEHTVRPLSSGFALPVFAFFAAGVSLSGENGILAALGDPVAIAVIVALVVGKLTGVLGVTAVVTKTTPLRLPDGIGIRDLLPVGLLTGIGFTVSLLIAELSFPTGDHQANAKFAILVASVLAAVLAAMTLRWDARKARIADMNSDGIDDINLARIGDPPPRDPDQSAHA from the coding sequence TTGGACACGCACGCCCCCCCGTCTCGATGGTCGCGACTGCTCGCCTGGGTCTCCGGTGATGTGGTCGGCGGCGCTGTGATGATCGGCGCCGCTGCGCTGGCGCTGATCTGGGCGAATTCGCCGTGGCAGGGCGGGTACGAGGCGTTGTCGGACCTCGTCGTTGGGCCGGCGGTGCTGCATCTGGACCTGCCGTTGTCGGCGTGGGCGGCAGACGGCCTCCTGGCGATCTTCTTCTTCGTCGTCGGTGTCGAACTCAAGCAGGAGATCGTCGCCGGCAGTCTCCGCAATCCTCGAGAAGCCGGAGTTCCGGTCCTGGCAGCTGTCGGCGGGATGGCGGTCCCCGCACTGCTCTATGTCGTGATCATCGGCGTCCTCGGCCCCGAATCGGCGCTGCATGGCTGGGCGATCCCGACGGCGACGGACATTGCGTTCGCCCTCGCCGTGCTGGCGATCTTCGGCCGTGGCCTTCCGGTCGCGCTGCGCGTGTTCCTGCTCACGCTGGCGGTCGTCGATGACCTGCTGGCGATCGTCATCATCGCGGTGTTCTACAGCGAAGGCGTCAACGTCTGGATGCTGCTCGGATCCTTCGCCGCTGTAGCCCTGTTCGCGGTCGCGGTCCGCGCGAGGAAGATGCGCTGGTGGTTCCTGATCCCGCTCGCGCTGATCGCCTGGACGCTGATGCACTCCTCAGGGGTGCACGCGACCATCGCCGGTGTCCTCCTGGGCTTCAGCGTCTCGGCCCGCCCGATTCGCGGCGAACCCACCTCCCGCACTACACAGCTCGAACACACCGTCCGGCCGCTCTCGTCGGGGTTCGCGCTGCCGGTGTTCGCCTTCTTCGCCGCCGGAGTGTCCCTCTCAGGCGAGAACGGAATCCTCGCCGCCCTCGGCGACCCCGTGGCGATCGCAGTGATCGTTGCGCTGGTCGTCGGCAAGCTCACGGGAGTGCTGGGCGTGACCGCGGTCGTGACGAAGACCACACCGTTGCGGCTGCCGGACGGGATCGGCATCCGCGACCTCCTCCCGGTCGGTCTCCTCACCGGGATCGGCTTCACCGTTTCTCTCCTGATCGCCGAACTGTCCTTTCCCACCGGCGACCACCAGGCGAACGCGAAGTTCGCCATCCTGGTCGCCAGTGTCCTGGCCGCCGTCCTTGCCGCGATGACCCTGCGGTGGGATGCCCGCAAGGCACGTATCGCCGACATGAACAGCGACGGCATCGACGACATCAACCTCGCCCGCATCGGCGACCCCCCACCACGCGACCCCGACCAGTCGGCCCATGCTTGA
- a CDS encoding DUF421 domain-containing protein, translating to MVVLIRVLGQRLIASLSSFDVAAVVAFGAIIGRASLGQEPRLMTGVVALCTLVLIQAVVGAIRSTAFGARVVAVKPVLLMAGSTPIEANLRRCHISHAELRSRIRLAGVGHPDEIAAVVFEPSGTVSVLRAGIPLSDDLFVDVIGAEHLRQP from the coding sequence ATGGTGGTGCTCATCCGGGTGCTCGGGCAGAGATTGATCGCGTCCCTGTCCAGCTTCGATGTGGCCGCAGTGGTCGCGTTCGGCGCGATCATCGGGCGCGCGTCCCTGGGCCAGGAACCGAGGCTGATGACCGGTGTCGTCGCGTTGTGCACGCTGGTGTTGATTCAAGCGGTGGTCGGAGCGATCCGATCGACGGCATTCGGCGCGCGGGTCGTCGCGGTCAAACCGGTCCTGCTGATGGCGGGCTCGACTCCGATCGAGGCGAACCTGCGCCGCTGTCATATCTCGCACGCAGAGTTACGATCCCGCATCCGTCTGGCTGGTGTGGGTCATCCCGACGAGATCGCCGCCGTCGTGTTCGAGCCTTCGGGGACGGTCAGCGTGCTTCGCGCCGGCATCCCGCTGTCGGATGACTTGTTCGTCGATGTGATCGGCGCTGAGCACCTGCGTCAGCCCTGA